A stretch of the Salvelinus fontinalis isolate EN_2023a chromosome 22, ASM2944872v1, whole genome shotgun sequence genome encodes the following:
- the LOC129820343 gene encoding sodium- and chloride-dependent GABA transporter 1-like — MDRLPRERETWANRAEFILSSVGYAVGIGNVWRFPYVCFSGGGGAFLVPYLTMMCLCAIPLVFMEFTVGQYTKKGPVEAFINICPLMKGVGVAMVMLSFIVASYNNTVLTWVLYYLFHSFTAPLPWQLCNATWNIPENCSSFMENTTTHLQSATKQFFDHRLLEITEGIETVGHLRWELVGILLLIWVILFFCVFKGIRSTGKVVYFTALFPYVVLLALLFNNVRLPGALDGILFFLTPKWNKLGEIHVWIDATAQIFYSIGVGFGCLLSMASHNKLNNNILRDAMIVTLANSATSIFAGFVMFSGIGYMAHVRHLQVEQLAVGGPGLAFVVYPEIFSTMPVSQLWAILFFLMLMCLGLDSQFALVEVMGTFIMDSFGPKILLMLNYKELVTLLLCFLTFLLGLPCITQGGVYIFQLLDYSVGITLMFASLFEVVTLSWIFGVWRLSIMVKRILGKPPNVFFKACWLVVSPLLIVAILVTAMVQHSPLLYGKTYLYPAWAEGVAWIITFLSVGWIPLGAMHELLGRKGPCLARLKASVIPRITLEEVCNVPVNEDQLQDHVKSLYSLSEVSPLREEKDRGDM; from the exons ATGGACAGACtaccaagagaaagagagacatgggcCAATCGTGCAGAGTTCATCCTTTCTTCAGTAGGCTATGCAGTCGGAATTGGAAATGTCTGGCGCTTTCCATATGTCTGCTTTAGCGGTGGTGGAG GTGCATTCCTCGTTCCCTATCTTACCATgatgtgtctgtgtgccatcCCACTGGTGTTCATGGAGTTTACAGTGGGGCAGTACACAAAAAAAGGACCTGTTGAGGCGTTCATCAACATCTGTCCTCTAATGAAAG GTGTGGGTGTGGCTATGGTGATGCTGTCCTTCATCGTGGCCTCCTACAACAACACAGTCCTGACCTGGGTTCTGTACTACCTCTTCCACTCCTTCACAGCCCCGTTGCCATGGCAGCTCTGTAATGCCACCTGGAACATTCCAGAGAACTGTTCCAGCTTCATGGAAAACACCACCACCCACCTGCAGTCTGCCACTAAACAATTCTTTGA CCATAGGCTCCTGGAAATTACGGAGGGGATTGAGACTGTGGGCCACCTGCGATGGGAGCTGGTCGGAATTCTCCTGCTGATCTGGGTCATCCTATTCTTCTGTGTCTTCAAGGGGATCAGATCCACTGGCAAA GTGGTGTACTTCACAGCACTGTTTCCATATGTGGTGCTCCTGGCTCTTCTGTTCAACAACGTCCGACTACCAGGAGCCCTGGATGGCATCCTATTCTTCCTCACACCCAAATGGAACAAACTGGGAGAGATACAC GTATGGATTGATGCTACTGCTCAGATCTTCTACTCAATAGGCGTTGGATTTGGCTGCTTACTATCTATGGCCAGCCACAACAAGCTCAACAATAACATCCTCAG GGATGCAATGATTGTCACTTTGGCGAACTCTGCCACCAGTATTTTTGCTGGCTTCGTCATGTTCTCTGGCATCGGCTACATGGCACACGTGCGCCACCTCCAAGTGGAGCAACTggctgttggag GGCCTGGTTTGGCATTTGTGGTTTACCCAGAGATCTTCAGCACCATGCCTGTCTCCCAGCTCTGGgccatcctcttcttcctcatgcTGATGTGTCTCGGCCTGGATAGTCAG TTTGCCCTTGTGGAGGTCATGGGGACTTTCATTATGGACAGCTTTGGCCCAAAGATTCTCCTCATGCTGAACTATAAAGAGCTGGTGACCCTATTACTCTGCTTCTTGACCTTCCTGCTTGGCCTTCCCTGCATTACtcag GGCGGGGTCTACATCTTCCAGCTGTTAGACTATTCTGTTGGCATAACACTGATGTTCGCTTCTTTATTTGAAGTCGTTACTCTAAGCTGGATATTTG GAGTATGGCGGCTCTCTATCATGGTGAAAAGGATTCTGGGAAAGCCTCCAAACGTCTTCTTTAAGGCCTGCTGGTTGGTGGTCTCTCCGCTGTTGATCGTG GCCATATTGGTCACTGCCATGGTCCAGCACAGCCCACTTCTTTACGGGAAGACATATCTCTACCCAGCATGGGCTGAAGGTGTTGCATGGATCATCACCTTTCTGTCTGTTGGCTGGATCCCTCTTGGAGCCATGCATGAGCTTCTTGGAAGGAAAGGCCCTTGCTTAGCG AGGCTGAAGGCGTCGGTGATTCCCAGGATCACCCTGGAGGAGGTCTGTAATGTGCCTGTCAATGAAGACCAACTCCAGGACCATGTTAAGTCTCTGTACAGTCTCTCTGAGGTCAGTCCTCTACGTGAAGAGAAAGACCGCGGGGACATGTAG